Proteins encoded together in one Malaclemys terrapin pileata isolate rMalTer1 chromosome 16, rMalTer1.hap1, whole genome shotgun sequence window:
- the SNAP29 gene encoding synaptosomal-associated protein 29: protein MSSYTKNYNPFDDDDDDDEGLKPVKWNNGNDIFDDPTERQHREATDKQRYLQQEVLRRAQATEASTNRSLSLIYESEQIGVATSEELVRQGEALKRTERMVDKMDQDLKISQRHINNIKSVFGGFVNYFKSKPPETKPEQNGAPEYQGNSRLKEAMVFSKEQESKYQESHPNLRKLRNSDDDFSGTNSESSVQPDVYPKNQHLRAYHQKIDTNLDDMSSGLGRLKNLALGLQTEIDEQDDILDRLTGKVDKLDVSITSTERKIRQL, encoded by the exons ATGTCATCTTACACGAAAAACTATAATccctttgatgatgatgatgatgatgatgaaggttTGAAgccagtaaagtggaacaatggAAATGACATCTTTGATGACCCTACTGAAAGGCAACATAGGGAGGCTACAGATAAACAGAGGTATCTACAGCAGGAAGTTCTGAGGCGGGCTCAGGCCACAGAGGCCAGCACTAATAGATCTCTTTCCCTCATTTATGAATCTGAGCAAATTGGAGTAGCCACATCAGAG GAACTTGTACGTCAGGGTGAGGCATTAAAGCGCACTGAACGAATGGTGGATAAAATGGACCAGGATTTAAAGATTAGTCAGAGACACATAAACAACATTAAGAGTGTCTTCGGTGGTTTTGTAAACTACTTCAAATCGAAACCTCCAGAGACCAAGCCTGAGCAGAATGGAGCCCCTGAGTACCAAGGAAACAGCCG ATTAAAAGAAGCCATGGTCTTTAGTAAAGAACAAGAGTCAAAGTACCAGGAGAGTCATCCAAATTTAAGGAAGCTGCGTAATTCTG ACgatgatttcagtggaaccaaTTCAGAATCTTCTGTCCAACCCGATGTTTATCCAAAGAATCAACATCTCCGAGCTTACCACCAGAAAATTGACACCAACTTAG ATGACATGTCCTCTGGGCTGGGCCGTCTGAAAAACCTGGCTTTGGGTCTGCAGACAGAAATTGATGAGCAGGATGACATTCTTGATCGGCTAACTGGAAAAGTAGACAAACTGGATGTCAGTATTACAAGCACTGAAAGAAAAATCCGACAACTTTAA